A window of Echeneis naucrates chromosome 13, fEcheNa1.1, whole genome shotgun sequence contains these coding sequences:
- the LOC115053156 gene encoding odorant receptor 131-2-like — translation MITVQLLVIIFLFINLLLIITFFQKECFYTTTRYILFAVTLLSDSLVLFLSDVLAILTQFNIPIHVWLCVIICVVIIVYTTVTPVTLTAMTLERYVAVCMPLHHGELCSTRNTINCILIIHALSSVPSIFIFSTFFGSASLKFYTQYQLCSVEIFMITLWQHHLKAAIYQLQFFIMCIILVFCYVKIMKVAKAASGEDKQSSRKGLRTVALHGFQLLLCLIQLWCPFIESALFHIDFVVFYYVRYFNYIVFYLTPRCLSPLIYGLRDEIFFHALKSYLSFGLYKGNLI, via the coding sequence ATGATTACTGTCCAGCTCCTGGTtataatatttctgttcatcaacttgttgctcatcataaccttttttcaaaaagagtgtttctacacaacaacacgctacatcttatttgctgttacattactaTCTGATAGTTTGGTGTTATTCCTTTCTGATGTCCTTGCTATTTTGACCCAGTTTAATATCCCCATtcatgtttggttgtgtgtcattatctgtGTTGTGATAATTGTGTATACTACTGttacaccagtgactctgacagcaatgactctggagcgttatgtggctgtttgtatgccgctgcatcatggagagctctgctccacacgtaatactattaactgtatcctcatcattcatgctctcagttctgtgccctctatttttattttctccactttctttggatctgcatccctaaaATTTTACACCCAATATCAGTTAtgttcagtggaaatatttatgattacTTTATGGCAGCACCATCTGAAGGCAGCTATAtatcaattacagtttttcattatgtgcatcatacttgttttttgctatgttaaaataatgaaagtggccaaagctgcatcaggagaggataagcagtcatcaaggaaagggctcaggacagtggctcttcatggtttccagctgctgctctgtctcatccagctgtggtgtcccttcattgaatctgcattgtttcatattgattttgttgtattttattatgtGAGATACTTCAACTATATAGTATTTTATCTTACACCAAGATGTCTGAGCcctctcatttatggcctcagagatgagattttctttcatgcactgaaAAGTTATCTCTCCTTTGGGTTGTATAAAGgaaatctgatttga
- the LOC115053158 gene encoding odorant receptor 131-2-like has translation MADNTSLAGEFLQRQIKALVIQVLVIIFLCINLLLIIIFFQKEHFYTTARYILFAVALVADSFVLFISDVLLIFSYFRFTMQIWLCVIISILIFMYSVVTPVTLTAMTLERYVAVCMPLRHGELCSTRSTVHCILIIHGISSLPCIVILSMFFVSASLTLYKQSKICSLEMFSLYLWHDHVRSAVQLLFFLIMCIIIVFSYVKIMKVAKTASGEDKQSSNKGLKTVALHGFQLLLCLIQLLCPFVESWMFHIDFRLFVEVRYFNYVMFFLAPRCLNPLIYGLRNEAFSQAMKNYVCISSFKRNAS, from the coding sequence ATGGCAGATAACACTTCACTGGCTGGTGAATTTCTGCAGCGACAGATTAAGGCCTTGGTTATTCAGGTCCTGGTaataatttttctctgcatcaacttgttgctcatcataatcttttttcaaaaagagcaTTTCTACACAACTGCACGTtacatcttatttgctgttGCATTGGTGGCAGATAGTTTTGTGTTATTCATTTCTGATGTGCTGCTCATCTTCAGCTATTTTCGTTTTACCATGCAaatttggttgtgtgtcattatctcTATTTTGATTTTTATGTACAGCGTAgtcacaccagtgactctgacagcaatgactctggagcgttatgtggctgtttgtatgccgctgcgtcacggagagctctgctccacacgcAGCACTGTGcactgtatcctcatcattcatggcATCAGCTCTTTGCCCTGTATTGTTATTCtctcaatgttttttgtgtcagcATCTCTCACTCTCTATAAGCAATCTAAGATATGTTCATTAGAAATGTTCAGTCTTTATTTGTGGCATGATCATGTCAGGTCAGCTGTTCAACTGCTCTTCTTCCTGATCATGTGCATCATCATAGTTTTCtcctatgttaaaataatgaaagtggccaaaactgcatcaggagaggataaacAGTCATCAAACAAAGGACTTaagacagtggctcttcatggtttccagctgctgctctgtctcatccagctgttaTGTCCATTTGTAGAGAGCTGGATGTTTCATATTGATTTCAGATTATTTGTTGAAGTCAGATACTTTaattatgtaatgttttttctAGCACCAAGATGTCTGAATCCTCTCATATATGGCCTCAGAAATGAAGCTTTTTCTCAAGCAATGAAAAACTATGTCTGCAttagttcatttaaaagaaacgCTAGCTGA